TGGCGATCGCGCCTTATCATGTAATTATTGTTGTCCCCAATATTTCTGACGAAAAAGCGATGAATGCTGCGGAAAAATTGTACGACGAATTGAATGCAGCCGGGGTAGAAACTTTACTCGACGATCGATCCGAACGAGCCGGGGTAAAATTTAAAGATGCAGATTTGATCGGCATCCCCTACCGTATTGTAACCGGACGCAGTCTCAAACAAGGCAAAGTCGAACTTGTCGAACGAGCAACTAAAAATTCTCAGGAAATACCCCTCGATAAAGTTGTTTCTACGTTGCAGAAAGCAGTTACAGAAGCAGTAACATCTTAATTACTAGAGACGCGCTTTGTCGCGTCTTTAATTGATTAGTTATTCGCTCATTGATGCCATAAAAAATTATGAGTAATTTTCTTGAAGTCGATCGCTATAAACAACAAGTAGCAGCTTATTTCGATTCTCGCACTAATTACGATCGAGGTGAGTTTCACCCCCAAATAGCTCATTTGCTGCTCGAATATACGCAAATAACTAAAGGAAAAAAAGTTTTAGATATTGCTACAGGGACGGGTTTAGTTGCGATCGAAGCAGCCCAATTAGTTGGGTGTCAAGGTGGCGTGATTGGAGTAGATATTTCTCCAGGAATGCTTAAACAGGGTAGAAGCAAAATTGCTCAATTAGGACTTAAAAATATTGAACTAATAGAAGCTGATGCAGAAGCTTTAAACTTCTCCCAAAATAGTTTCGAACTTGTGCTTTGTTGTTCGGCTTTACCATATTTCACTAATATTCCTAATGCTTTGTATCACTGGTATTCTCTCCTTAAATCTGGTGGAGAAATTGGCTTGTGTGTATTTTCCGAAACGTCTTTTATCGCAGGAATAGTTTTGCAGAAAGTTGCTAAAAAATATGGTTTAGAACTACCAAATTGGAACGAAATAACTGGTAACGAACAAAAATGTAAGACACTTTTAGCAGCAGCAGGTTTTCAGGATATTGAAGTAATAACTAAACAAGTTGGGAATTATTTGGCTTGGGAAAATTTAGTAACAAGTTGGTCGAAAATCTTAAAAAATCCTTTATATTTTCAATTCCTTAAATTAGACGATCGACAATTAGAAAAATTAAAACAAGATTATTTTAGCGAACTAAAAGCATTGTCAACAAATCAAGGAATTTGGAACGATATTACTACTTTTTTGGTTTTCGGTCGGAAGTAGAAAAATAGCTTTATGCTTAGATTAATCTAATTTCGTTGTTAAGCTTTATCCCGTATCTTGCTCAATTGAACAAAATCAGTTTTTCTTTTGAAAAAGGATGAATAGCACGATCTTGTGAAAAAGTCAAGAAAAAAATCTAGTAGTAGCGATCGCTAAGATACTCCTTTGCAGTGGTAGATCTCAGCAGTGACGATTAATTCTCGTTAAAGAAACTAGAGACGATCGCCAGAACTGCTGACTATACTGAAAAAATGAAGAGGCAAAAACTGACTAGATACACAATTGTAGCAGTAGCTCTAGCTGTTACAGTCGGATTTGGTTTAAGCTTACTTAGCGACGTATCAACAGGAGTGGCGATCGCGATAATTTTGCTTAGTAGCTTTTTTTCCTACCAATATCCTCGCACAGGCTTATGGATTTTCCTAATTTACTTACCCATCAGTGGCAGCATAACCTATTCCATTGGTGCTGGCAATCCACTCTACCACTTAATCAAAGACGCTTTCTATATTCCCCCACTTTTCGCCTTAATCGACTCCGCAGCCCAAATTCCCCAACCCCATCCCAAAATCAAACCTTTAATTCCAGCACTTTTTTTGCTAGTCGCAGTTTGCTTAATAACTCTTCTGTTTGTCAATGTCCCCCAGCAAATCGAAGCAGGAGCAAATGATAATTCAGTTTTAGTAGGAATACTTGGTTTAAAAGTATTATTAGGGTATATACCCTTAATTTTTTGCGCCTACTATTTAATTCGCTCCAAATCCGACTTATTCTTCTTAATGCGTCTCCACGTAATTTTAATTATAATTTGTTGCAGTTTAGGTTTATTACAATATATTCTCTTAGTAACAGGCGTATGTCCTGGTAGTACTAACTTAAGTGGAGAAGCCATCCACAAAGCCACCTTAGAAGCCCGATGTTTAGTCGGCGGCTCTTTATTGTATTATCCAGAATGGAAGTTAATTCGCTTACCAGGCACCTTTGTCGCACCTTGGCAATGGGGCTGGTTTTTGATATCCAGTAGCTTTTTCAGCTATGCTACAAGCATCAGCGATCGCCAAATTCATTGGCGAATTCTTAGTTGGATTGCACTCGCCGCGATCGTAGTTATGGCAGTAATTTCTGGTCAAAGAATCGCCCTTGCTTTAGTTCCTGCCACCTTAATAATTCTAACATTATTAACAGATAAACACAAGCATTGGCTACCTGTAAAATTAGGTGGAGTTTTGCTCATAGCCACCTTAATTGCTAGTAACTCAGAAAAAGTTCAACAGCGCTTAAGAAGTTTTATCTTTCGTTGGAATGCTTCCCCACCCCACTATTTTATTGTCGATCAATTTGACTGGGTAATTGCCGAACAATCAGGATGGTTAGGAAATGGCTTAGGTAAAGCTACAAATTCCGCTCGGATTTTAGCTAATACTAAACTAATCGAAACTTATTATGCCGGTTTACTTTACGAAATTGGACCAGTAGGAGTTTTAGCATTTTTGAGTGTAATTTCAGTTTTAATTTTACTGACTTACAATGCCTATAGATCGCTCAAAGAGCCATCCTTACGCGACCTAGCAATTTGTCTTTGGGTATTTGTATTTTTAGTTGGTTATAACACCTATTACTACCCACTTGCGGTCGATCCAGTAGCAGTTTATTATTGGTTTTTTGTCGGGGTAATGCTTAAGTTACCAGAAATTGATACGGCTTTAAAATAATCAAGAGCGACCGTTCGCTGACAGTCAATTGCTAATAAATATGGGTAAAGATTATGGAATTTCTGACTATTTTTCTAGCTAGCTTACTGAGCATTTTTACTCCAGGCGGTGTAATTATTGATAGTAACATTGAAAACGCCTTTCGCTCTCGGTTTGAAGCAGTAGAAGAGTTTCAAATTCGGATCGATAATGCTCCCAGTTATCAAATTATTCAAGGAAAAATAGAGCGAGTGCGTCTGGCTAGTAGAGGAGTACAACTCACACCAGATATTCGGCTCGATGTCTTAGAATTAGAAACAGATCCACTCGATGTAGATTGGCGGACTTTACGAACAAGAGAAGGTAAATTTCCCCAATATTTCCGGAAACCAATACAAGCCGGAGTGCGCTTAGTTTTAACCGAAGCCGATCTCAATCGAGCTTTAAAATCGCCGAGAATAAAAGCACGAATAGAGCAAGCTGTCAATAGAGCGCTGAAGAATTTTCCAGGAACGACCGCCGAAGGTTACGAATTAAGCAATCTAGAAATAGAATTTTTAGGCAGCGATCGCTTTCGTTTGCAACTGAGATTGCGTCAAGCAGAAGAAGAGCTTAAAATCGATCTCGAATCAGGATTAAAAGTGTTAGCAGGAAAACGTCTAGAGCTAATCGAACCAGGAGTGTCTCTCAACGATAGATCGATTCCTGCTGTCTTCGTCAACGGTTTAGCAAATCGAGCCAAAGAAAACCTCGATCTGAGCAAAATCTTACCGCCAGAGATTACAGCACGGATCTTACAATTAAAGCTAGAAACAGACGCGATTCAACTAGCAGCATTTCTCAGAGTAGAGGCAGCATCATCCGTAACTACTAACCCCATTGAGTAAATCAAGAGTAACAGTAGCATTTCCTGGATGTTTCCGGAGCGGAAATCGCGATCGCCCTTGAGAGTAGTGTGGGTGCAAAACCTCCTCTGGCTGCTCATGTCGAACCCTAAAGGAGGGCAAATTTATGCAAAATCAAGAAAAAAATCGTCGAGTAGGGCTTGGAGTCATTGCGGGCGTCTCAGCAGCCGTAGTCATCGCAGTTGCTGGTGGCGGTTGGTGGGCTTGGCATTCCCTAAGAACTTCCTCACCACCAGCTAGTTCCCCAACTGAACAAGCACCCACCTCTGTCAGACAAACAGAAACTCAAAAAGCAGAAGTTTATTGGATTGGGGCTACCAGCAATGACATTGAAGTCGTTCCGAACGCGATTACGATCGAAAATACTGCTCAACCAGAGCAAATCCTCGAAAGTGCTTTCAAGCGCCTTTTAGCAGGACCGAGTGACAAAAATTTCAGCACCACCATTCCCGATGGAACTACATTGCGTAGCTTAACCCTAGAGAATGACGGAGTTCACGTCAATCTCTCAGAAGAATTTACCACAGGTGGAGGAACTGCTTCCATGACAGGGCGTGTGGCACAAGTAATTTATACAGCCACAAGCTTAGACCCTAATGCCCAAGTTTGGATTGAAGTCGAAGGAAAAACACTAGAAGTTTTAGGAGGCGAAGGACTTCTCCTCGATCAACCTCTAACCCGCAAAGGCTTTGAAAAAGATTTTGACCTTTAAAGTTACCTGAAAAGCTCAAATCTCACGCCTCACCTGCTGTTGTTAACTCAACTATTCTCGATTAGCAAGACTAAAATCGCGGAAGTGACGAGCTTGCTGTTCGATGCGCGTGGCGAGGCGATTGCAAACCAAGGTGCATAACTCGTAAATCAAGGGATCGGCAACGCTATAGTAAGCAGAAGTGCCTTCACTGCGACGACTAAGAATGCCAGCTTGCAGCATAACTTTTAAGTGCTTGCTGACATTGGCTTGGGAAGTTTGAGTTGCCTCAACTAGCTCTTGAACGCACTTTTCACCGTCGCGCAGTAAATTTAAAATACGCAGACGCATTGGTTCGCTCAAGATGCTGAAATACTCAGCAACTTGTTGGACAACTTCTTGAGGTACGGGTTTTGCTAGTTGCATTAAACTAAGCTAACTACTCGATCCCCAAATTTTAACAGTCTCATCCGTCAATAACAATCTAGTGATTATGATTCGGGATCGATCCGCATCAAAGTTTGACCGTACTCAACAGGTTCTCCGTTTTTGACGACAATTTCCATCACTTGTCCAGAAATTTCTGCTTCAATTTCATTCATTAGCTTCATCGCTTCGATAATACAGACGGTTTCACCCGGGCGAATAGTTTGACCAACCTCAACAAAAGGCGGTTCATCAGGTCCGGGTGCGCGATAAAAAGTTCCCACCATTGGTGAAGTAATTTCCACCCATTTACTACTGTCAGGAGTAGATGGAGAAGCAGTTTCAGAAGCCGTGCTATTAGGAGCAGGCGACTTGAGCGAGGAACTAGGAACAGGGGCAACTGCCAACCCCGCCGAACTGTCTGCCCCCCCATTAGTGGTGGGTAGAGCAGGTACACCCCGGCGCAAAGTTAATTCAAACTCTTCACTTTTCAGAGTTAGTTCCGCAATATCAGTTTGCGCGATCGCGGCAAGAAGTTCGCGAATTTCGTTAAAGTCTACAGGCACAGATCGTGCATCCCAAAAGTTTGTTAATTTTCCATTGTCAGCCTTCAGTTGCATCCAGACAAGAGCAACTCTGACTGAATAAGTAATGACAATTTGTTGTTTAGCTTTCTCTACCCAGATAAGAATCGTTGCGGGTATCAATCTTAATCTTTTCTCCCACGGAGATAAACAAAGGAACCATTACTTGAGCGCCAGTCTCTACTGTAGCTGGTTTCGAGCCACCAGTAGCCGTATCGCCTTTAACTCCCGGATCGGTTTCAATTACTTCTAAAGTAACTGAGGTGGGTAATTCTACTTCCAGCACTTGTCCTTCCCACTGGACAACGTTAATTTCCATACCTTCTTTGATATATTTGACGCGATCGCCAATTTGTTCGGGAGTTAACCTTGTCTCTTCAAAGGTTTCCATGTCCATAAACACTAGGCGATCGCCCTCAGGATAGGTATACTGCATTGTTCTTTTCTCCAAGATCGCTTGGGGAACTGTTTCTCCAGCGCGGAAGGTACGCTCGACAACACTACCCGTCTGCACATTTTTTAGCTTGGTTCGGACAAAAGCCGATCCTTTACCAGGTTTGACATGGAGAAATTCGATCACTCTCCAGACCGCACCATCTAACTCTATCGAAACACCAGTTCTAAAGTCGTTACTAGAAATCATGAAGCTCTTTCACCAAAATCACAGCCAACGCACTTTCTGCTTCTGTTGTCCTTTTATTCTCCCAGAAATCGATCGCTTAGCTAGCACCGATCTACCCCAGGAAGGAGGAACCGGAATACATTTTACCGCTCAATAGCTCTTTCTCTCTCTTCAAGTTAGGCTATTTTCTGGTACCACCCTATGGCAAGATCGAAAAGGGGAATTGGGGGATTAGGGAGGAGGGGATTGGGGATTGGGTTCAGTTATCAGTAAACAGTGAACAGTTAGCACGTAGCCGCATTTATCAGTTTATCTTCTCAGTCCTCCCCCTCTCTCAACTGTCCCCAGTCTCTTTTGTCTCCAATCTCTACTGATAACTGATAACTGGTCACTGTTCGCTACCCAATAACAACCCAAATAGTAAAAATTGAATTGCAATATAAATTTATGCCACTTGAAAAACTTAATTTGTTTAATTGGTGCAAGCGCTTACTCAAAACTAGCGTGACAGTTGTCCTGCTGGTAGCACTTTCTATCTCTCTGAGTGGGGCTTGGTGGAACTTTGGCAGCAACGAAACTGCCCGTAAGAGTAGTTTGGCTCAAGGAGATGCAATCACCGATCCGACGGCAATTTTACGCTATGCCCTTCCTCTTGATAACCAAACGGTGCGCGATTTACAACGTAGCATTGAAGATATTTCCACTCATTTACGAAGCAAACGCTGGAGCCCAATTAGCCGAGATGTTAAAGAAGCTTCCAAGATTTTAAACCTCAATGCTGACAAATTGTTAGCCAGCATCAATAGCGATCGCCAAACGGATGCTGAGTCTCTCATTGCTCGAATGAAGGAGAAAGTCAGTCAACTCCGAGAAGCTGTTGATTCTCAAGATCTAGATGCAGTTTGGCAGCAAAGAAGGGCAATTCTCAACGAGCTTAACGATCTCGAAGCGATGATGGTGACAGAATTTCCCTTTGAAGTACCTGCTGAATATTCTCATCTGCCTCAACTCAAGGGTCGCGCTACTGTAGAAATGGAAACCGAAAAAGGCTCTCTTACCATTGTCGTTGATGGTTACAGCGCTCCTGTTAATGCTGGTAATTTTGTCGATTTGGTACAAAGAGGATTTTACGATGGCATGGAGATTATGCCTTCCCAAGATTTTATTGTCCAAACTGGCGACCCACCGGGACCTGAATACGGTTTTATCGATCCCGCAACTGGAGAATACCGCGCTATTCCTTTGGAAGTGCTAGTTAAAGGCGAAGATGAGCCACTTTACGGTATGACTCTCGAAGCGGCTGGACTTTACCTGGCTCAACCTGTTCTACCTTTTAACGCTTATGGTGCAGTGGCTTTAGCACGTCCGGGTAATGACCCTAATGGCGGTTCTTCTCAGTTTTTCTTCTTCAAATTCGATACGGAACTGACTCCTCCAGGTTTTAATCTGATGGACGGACGTTATTCTGTCTTTGGTTATGTGGTCGATGGTGCAGAAGTTATTGAAAAACTGGCACCAGGAGACAAGATTATTAGTGCCAAAGTTGTTAAGGGTAGTGACAATTTGGTTCAACCACAACTTAACAGTTAACAGTTAACTGTTACCAGTTATCAGTTGTCAGTAGAGATTGGAGACAAGAGAGACTGGGGACAGTGGAGAGAGGGCGAGAACTTGGAAGATAAGAAGATAAACTGATAAATGCGGCTACGTGCTAACTGTTCACTGTTTACTGATAACTGAACCCTCCTCCCCAATCCCCTCCTCCCCAATCCCATCATGAATCAATTGCCACAGACAGTAAAAGATGTGGGAGAACAAGGTCTTCTACAACGCCTGAAACGCTTTTGTCCTCCGGAAATCGTGGGTGATGATGCAGCAGTAATCGATTTGGCTAGCGATCGCTCTCTGGTGGTAACGACCGATCTGTTAGTCGATAAGGTGCATTTTAGCGATCGCACTACTTCTCCTGAAGATGCTGGTTGGCGTGCTGCTGCTGCTAATTTGTCTGATTTAGCGGCTATGGGAGCTTCTCCGGTTGGGATTACTGTGGGTTTGGCTCTTCGAGCAGATGTTTCCTTAGATTGGGTAGAGCGTTTCTACCAAGGTCTTGCTGATTGCTTGGGACAGTATGATACTCCTATCCTTGGTGGCGATATTTGCCGTTCTGAGGTGGTTACAGTCTCAATTACAGCTTTTGGTCAAGTTCGGCGATCGCAAGCCATTACTAGGTCAGCAGCGCAACCTGGAGACGCAATTGTCGTTACTGGCTACCACGGTAATTCGCGAGCAGGTTTGGAATTACTCCTCCACCCGCAAACAGCTCAGCATCTCGATCCTCAATCTCGCGAGTTTTTGCTCCGGGCGCATCAACGTCCTCAACCACGGCTTGATTTATTACCACATTTATTTAATATTGTCAAGAAAAAATTTTCGGTGGCGGGGATGGACAGCAGCGACGGATTAGCAGACGCAGTAATTCAAATTTGTCAATTCAGCAATCTCAGCGCCCAAATCGACCTTGCCAAAATTCCCATGCACCCGGCACTACTCGAACTAGTATCCCCCGAAAAAGCTCTAGAATGGGCTTTATACGGCGGTGAAGACTTTGAATTAGTGATTTGCCTTCCTCATCCTCAAGCAGTAGCTTTAGTGGCAAAATTAGGGGATTGTGCGGCAATTATCGGCAAAATAACTACCGAAAAACCGGTCATCTTAACAGACAGCCAAGGTAAATATCCTCAGCAATCAATCAACATCAACGAAAGATTCCCACACTTTTGAGCCAATGAAACCCAGCAAATTAAGGTAATTTTTGATTAACAAAATCTTGACAACACTAAGTAAAATCGCCCCCAATTGCCAACCAGAACCGAAAACATAGAAGTCAGAAATAAGGCAAAACCAGGCTAACGGCTTAATTTTGAACCTTATTTCTGACCTCCTAAGTCTTAATCCAATTTAGAGAAGCACAAATTGCCTTTCACTTGCCTTCTAAATTGATTTTACTGCCACTTCTGAGCGATTAATTCTGCCAGATCGACAACTCGTTGCGAGTAACCCCACTCATTGTCATACCAGCCAACAACCTTAACCATATTACCGCCCATAACCATAGTCAGGCTACCATCAGCGATCGAAGAAGCATCGCTTTTACGATAGTCACAAGAAACCAAAGGATCTTCATTATAAGCAAGAATGCCTTTGAGAGAACCTTCAGCAGCCTCTTTCAAAACATCATTAACCTGTTCGGCGATCGCACTTTTCTCAACTTCCACAACCAAATCCACAACAGAAACATTAGGAGTTGGTACGCGCAAAGCAATACCATTGAGTTTCCCCTTCAAATCCGGTAAAACCAAAGCCACAGCCTTAGCTGCACCAGTGGTTGTCGGAACGATATTAATTGCAGCCGCTCTTGCACGTCGCAAATCGCGGTGGCTAGCATCCAGTAAACGTTGGTCGCCAGTATAGCTGTGAGTCGTCGTCATCGTCCCCTTAACAATGCCAAACTCTTCGTGAATTACCTTAGCAATAGGAGCGAGACAGTTAGTCGTACAACTAGCATTGCTAACAATTTTCTGCTTACCATGTTCGTATTGGTCGTGATTAACCCCCATCACGTAAGTGCCGATATCTCCGCCCTTACCAGGAGCTGTAATCAAAACTTGCTTCGCACCTGCGGCTAAATGCTTAGAAGCACCTTCTTCAGTGACAAAGACCCCTGTAGATTCTACAACTAAGTCAATTCCCCAGGCTTCCCAGGGCAAGTTTAATGGGTTGCGATCGGACACGCACTTAATTGTTTTGCCATTGACAGTCAGAGAATTTTCATCCGCCCCTATCTCAGCATCCAGCGTACCCAGCATCGAATCATATTTCAGCAAGTGGGCATTAGTTTTGGGGTCAGAAGTATCATTAATACCCACAATCTCCAACTGACTGTCTTCTCTAGTCAGCCAGCATCTCAGGAAGTTACGTCCGATGCGTCCAAACCCGTTGATCGCTACTCTAATCACTGCGTCTTGCCCTCTGTGTTCAAGTTCAATAAATTATTTATTCTTAATGTCCCCGATCATATCGCAAAGCTTGCCCATTAAAAATGAGTTTTTTAATTCGACGTGGCAGAAAATCCTCTCAAGGCTTTTGTTTGTCACCCAACAACTTTTACTTTCACCAGATATAATTGACTCGTTAGTCTGGTAAAGTTTGGTAGCTGCGCCGACGTTGCCGTAAGCGCTTCCTCCTGAAAGTCTTTTCGTCAAAATTCTGGTTACTTGGGGAGCAATCTGAATGCCACAACTTGTCTTAGTTGCACTCAGCAGATCGTCTCATCTCTAGCAAAGGGCTTCTTGGCAAGTTGCTAGTTGACGGTAGTGGTTAGCGTAAAGTTTCCCGATTTACTGGAAAATTCCGCGATTATAAGTTAAAACCATCTCAGGGAAGATGAGATTGAGTTGAATGTAACATAACCTACAAACCTAGCAAACTCTAGCCAAGTAAATTTTTATTCGCTATATCTTGCCAAATCAATTCTTGATATTATAAGCGCGTATTAATGCGTAAATTCGGCGTGTGTGGTGTGGTGTGTAAGGAGATTTGATGTCAAAGACTGTTGATTTTAGCGGTAAGCCATTTCATTTCATCGGTATTGGCGGAATTGGAATGTCGGCATTAGCCTACATTTTAGCCCAGCGTCAGCTACCTGTATCGGGTTCCGATCTTCGTTCGACGCACATTACCGAACGCTTGCATTCCGCAGGCGCTCATATTTTTAGCTCTCAAGAAGGGAGTAATTTAGAATTCTTTCAAGCAAAGTTTGAGTCACAGAAGGTTGCTTTACCAACAGTGACTGTGGGTGGAACTAAAGTTGCACCGACGAGTGTTACCGGTTCCCAATCCAATAGTTATGCAAGCAAACTCAAATTTGAACCGGGTTTGCCTCAAGTTATTTGTTCGACAGCAATTAGCCCAACGAATTCAGAGTATTTGGCAGCTAGAGGCT
This Oscillatoria salina IIICB1 DNA region includes the following protein-coding sequences:
- a CDS encoding class I SAM-dependent methyltransferase, giving the protein MSNFLEVDRYKQQVAAYFDSRTNYDRGEFHPQIAHLLLEYTQITKGKKVLDIATGTGLVAIEAAQLVGCQGGVIGVDISPGMLKQGRSKIAQLGLKNIELIEADAEALNFSQNSFELVLCCSALPYFTNIPNALYHWYSLLKSGGEIGLCVFSETSFIAGIVLQKVAKKYGLELPNWNEITGNEQKCKTLLAAAGFQDIEVITKQVGNYLAWENLVTSWSKILKNPLYFQFLKLDDRQLEKLKQDYFSELKALSTNQGIWNDITTFLVFGRK
- a CDS encoding LmeA family phospholipid-binding protein, encoding MEFLTIFLASLLSIFTPGGVIIDSNIENAFRSRFEAVEEFQIRIDNAPSYQIIQGKIERVRLASRGVQLTPDIRLDVLELETDPLDVDWRTLRTREGKFPQYFRKPIQAGVRLVLTEADLNRALKSPRIKARIEQAVNRALKNFPGTTAEGYELSNLEIEFLGSDRFRLQLRLRQAEEELKIDLESGLKVLAGKRLELIEPGVSLNDRSIPAVFVNGLANRAKENLDLSKILPPEITARILQLKLETDAIQLAAFLRVEAASSVTTNPIE
- a CDS encoding GerMN domain-containing protein, whose translation is MQNQEKNRRVGLGVIAGVSAAVVIAVAGGGWWAWHSLRTSSPPASSPTEQAPTSVRQTETQKAEVYWIGATSNDIEVVPNAITIENTAQPEQILESAFKRLLAGPSDKNFSTTIPDGTTLRSLTLENDGVHVNLSEEFTTGGGTASMTGRVAQVIYTATSLDPNAQVWIEVEGKTLEVLGGEGLLLDQPLTRKGFEKDFDL
- a CDS encoding ArsR/SmtB family transcription factor, coding for MQLAKPVPQEVVQQVAEYFSILSEPMRLRILNLLRDGEKCVQELVEATQTSQANVSKHLKVMLQAGILSRRSEGTSAYYSVADPLIYELCTLVCNRLATRIEQQARHFRDFSLANRE
- the accB gene encoding acetyl-CoA carboxylase biotin carboxyl carrier protein — protein: MPVDFNEIRELLAAIAQTDIAELTLKSEEFELTLRRGVPALPTTNGGADSSAGLAVAPVPSSSLKSPAPNSTASETASPSTPDSSKWVEITSPMVGTFYRAPGPDEPPFVEVGQTIRPGETVCIIEAMKLMNEIEAEISGQVMEIVVKNGEPVEYGQTLMRIDPES
- the efp gene encoding elongation factor P, which codes for MISSNDFRTGVSIELDGAVWRVIEFLHVKPGKGSAFVRTKLKNVQTGSVVERTFRAGETVPQAILEKRTMQYTYPEGDRLVFMDMETFEETRLTPEQIGDRVKYIKEGMEINVVQWEGQVLEVELPTSVTLEVIETDPGVKGDTATGGSKPATVETGAQVMVPLFISVGEKIKIDTRNDSYLGRES
- a CDS encoding peptidylprolyl isomerase, producing MPLEKLNLFNWCKRLLKTSVTVVLLVALSISLSGAWWNFGSNETARKSSLAQGDAITDPTAILRYALPLDNQTVRDLQRSIEDISTHLRSKRWSPISRDVKEASKILNLNADKLLASINSDRQTDAESLIARMKEKVSQLREAVDSQDLDAVWQQRRAILNELNDLEAMMVTEFPFEVPAEYSHLPQLKGRATVEMETEKGSLTIVVDGYSAPVNAGNFVDLVQRGFYDGMEIMPSQDFIVQTGDPPGPEYGFIDPATGEYRAIPLEVLVKGEDEPLYGMTLEAAGLYLAQPVLPFNAYGAVALARPGNDPNGGSSQFFFFKFDTELTPPGFNLMDGRYSVFGYVVDGAEVIEKLAPGDKIISAKVVKGSDNLVQPQLNS
- the thiL gene encoding thiamine-phosphate kinase: MNQLPQTVKDVGEQGLLQRLKRFCPPEIVGDDAAVIDLASDRSLVVTTDLLVDKVHFSDRTTSPEDAGWRAAAANLSDLAAMGASPVGITVGLALRADVSLDWVERFYQGLADCLGQYDTPILGGDICRSEVVTVSITAFGQVRRSQAITRSAAQPGDAIVVTGYHGNSRAGLELLLHPQTAQHLDPQSREFLLRAHQRPQPRLDLLPHLFNIVKKKFSVAGMDSSDGLADAVIQICQFSNLSAQIDLAKIPMHPALLELVSPEKALEWALYGGEDFELVICLPHPQAVALVAKLGDCAAIIGKITTEKPVILTDSQGKYPQQSININERFPHF
- a CDS encoding type I glyceraldehyde-3-phosphate dehydrogenase codes for the protein MIRVAINGFGRIGRNFLRCWLTREDSQLEIVGINDTSDPKTNAHLLKYDSMLGTLDAEIGADENSLTVNGKTIKCVSDRNPLNLPWEAWGIDLVVESTGVFVTEEGASKHLAAGAKQVLITAPGKGGDIGTYVMGVNHDQYEHGKQKIVSNASCTTNCLAPIAKVIHEEFGIVKGTMTTTHSYTGDQRLLDASHRDLRRARAAAINIVPTTTGAAKAVALVLPDLKGKLNGIALRVPTPNVSVVDLVVEVEKSAIAEQVNDVLKEAAEGSLKGILAYNEDPLVSCDYRKSDASSIADGSLTMVMGGNMVKVVGWYDNEWGYSQRVVDLAELIAQKWQ